In a single window of the Necator americanus strain Aroian chromosome X, whole genome shotgun sequence genome:
- a CDS encoding hypothetical protein (NECATOR_CHRX.G22637.T1), translating into MEISSQSSKIHQYFFLLLGCITHMFYFNRLRFSAALGVILVLFVLQVFGCTLALSLYKCIQIEMLYYY; encoded by the exons ATGGAAATATCCTCCCAGTcttcaaaaatccatcagtatttttttctgctattg GGTTGCATAACACATATGTTCTATTTCAACCGCCTGCGATTCTCTGCAGCGCTCGGAGTGATCTTAGTTCTATTTGTTCTCCAG GTGTTTGGATGCACACTAGCGCTTTCGTTGTACAAATGCATACAGATAGAAATGTTATACTACTATTAA